A single region of the Xenopus laevis strain J_2021 chromosome 4L, Xenopus_laevis_v10.1, whole genome shotgun sequence genome encodes:
- the LOC108713704 gene encoding ATP-sensitive inward rectifier potassium channel 11, with amino-acid sequence MMSRKGMILKEFLLTTRLAEDITEPKLQAQERRSRFVAKNGTCNVAHTNIREQGRFLMDVFTTVVDLKWPYTFLTVTMSYLCTWLLFGMIWWLIAFAHGDLDINEETFVPCVTSVQSFTAAFLFSIEVQVTIGFGGRMVTEECPSAILVLIIQNIVGLVINAIMLGCIFMKTAQAHRRAETLIFSKHAVIALRNGKLCFMFRVGDLRKSMIINATIHMQVVRKSSSQEGEVLPLNQIDIQMENPISTNGIFLVSPLIICHTITKDSPLYDVSPNTLTHHQDLEIIVILEGVVETTGITTQARTSYLADEIHWGQRFVPVVAEEDGRYCVDYSKFGNTVNAPTPHCTPREMEENHSAQDNICFSPRGTVRRRNKSMRVKPKFTLFEETS; translated from the coding sequence ATGATGTCTAGGAAGGGAATGATCCTCAAGGAATTTCTTCTGACGACTCGTCTGGCCGAGGACATCACTGAGCCCAAGTTGCAAGCCCAGGAGAGACGGTCTCGCTTTGTGGCCAAGAATGGCACGTGCAATGTGGCCCATACAAACATCAGGGAGCAGGGGCGCTTTCTCATGGACGTGTTCACTACTGTGGTGGACCTCAAGTGGCCCTACACCTTCCTCACCGTCACCATGTCCTACCTCTGCACTTGGCTGCTCTTTGGAATGATCTGGTGGCTCATCGCGTTTGCCCACGGGGACCTGGACATCAACGAGGAGACCTTCGTGCCCTGTGTGACCAGTGTCCAGTCATTCACTGCAGCCTTCTTGTTCTCCATTGAGGTGCAGGTCACCATTGGCTTTGGGGGTCGGATGGTCACAGAAGAGTGCCCCTCTGCCATCCTGGTGCTCATCATCCAGAACATCGTTGGCTTGGTCATCAACGCCATCATGCTGGGCTGTATCTTCATGAAGACAGCCCAAGCCCACCGCAGAGCCGAGACCCTCATCTTCAGCAAACACGCGGTCATTGCCCTGAGGAATGGAAAGCTCTGCTTTATGTTCAGGGTCGGCGACCTCAGGAAGAGTATGATCATCAATGCAACTATCCACATGCAGGTGGTGAGGAAGTCCAGCAGCCAAGAAGGTGAAGTTCTACCTCTCAACCAGATTGATATCCAGATGGAGAACCCAATCAGCACCAACGGGATCTTCCTGGTGTCCCCCCTGATCATCTGTCACACCATCACCAAAGACAGTCCCCTGTATGATGTGTCCCCCAACACCCTCACCCACCACCAAGACTTGGAGATCATTGTCATCCTGGAGGGGGTCGTGGAGACCACAGGTATAACCACCCAAGCCAGGACTTCTTACCTGGCGGATGAGATTCACTGGGGGCAGAGGTTTGTTCCTGTAGTGGCAGAGGAGGATGGAAGATATTGTGTCGATTACTCGAAATTTGGGAACACGGTCAATGCCCCGACCCCCCACTGCACCCCCAGAGAAATGGAGGAGAACCACAGCGCCCAGGACAACATCTGCTTCTCCCCCAGGGGCACAGTCAGAAGGAGGAACAAGTCTATGAGGGTAAAACCAAAGTTCACTCTGTTTGAAGAAACTTCCTGA